From a region of the Nitrospira sp. genome:
- a CDS encoding response regulator codes for MATILVIDDEAPIRTLLSTALQSAGHEAVEASNGREGVDLYRQSPVDLVIVDILMPELNGLDTIMELTREFLNVKVIAVSGVVDDQSMLSTARLLGARQTLRKPFGMDELLWAVRYELAH; via the coding sequence ATGGCCACGATATTGGTGATTGATGATGAGGCTCCCATTCGCACATTGTTATCGACGGCTCTTCAATCGGCAGGCCATGAGGCGGTGGAAGCGTCCAACGGGCGCGAGGGGGTCGACTTATATCGTCAGAGCCCGGTGGATTTGGTCATCGTCGATATTCTAATGCCTGAGTTGAATGGACTCGATACCATCATGGAGCTCACTCGCGAATTTCTGAATGTCAAAGTCATTGCCGTCTCCGGCGTGGTCGATGATCAGTCCATGCTTAGCACCGCCAGACTGTTGGGTGCACGACAAACGTTGCGCAAGCCCTTTGGAATGGATGAACTGTTATGGGCGGTCCGGTATGAGTTGGCGCACTAA
- a CDS encoding Hsp20/alpha crystallin family protein — protein sequence MSWENQLPVLFPNRSVESQIDHLLDDAIQSVNGWSQSWNPACDIFENEEGFTVQLALPGLEANQIAVQVESNILRVKGERKRNESEGRRWYLQGIGAGAFSCVFNLPEYADHEKSMASYKQGLLTITFPKREQAKPRSIMIECE from the coding sequence ATGTCTTGGGAAAACCAACTGCCTGTCTTGTTCCCTAACCGATCGGTCGAGTCACAAATTGATCATCTGCTGGACGACGCAATCCAATCTGTGAATGGGTGGTCGCAGTCCTGGAATCCAGCCTGCGATATTTTTGAGAACGAAGAGGGTTTCACCGTTCAGTTGGCTCTTCCGGGCTTGGAGGCGAATCAGATCGCCGTGCAGGTAGAAAGCAACATACTCCGCGTGAAGGGGGAACGGAAGCGCAACGAGTCTGAGGGGAGACGATGGTACTTGCAAGGGATCGGAGCCGGTGCGTTTTCCTGTGTCTTCAACCTGCCGGAGTATGCAGACCATGAGAAATCGATGGCCTCATATAAGCAGGGCCTGTTAACGATTACCTTCCCGAAGCGGGAACAGGCAAAACCACGCTCGATCATGATCGAGTGTGAATAA
- a CDS encoding Hsp20/alpha crystallin family protein has protein sequence MKLAHWNPLRELEGISERMNRFLSHSKNQQTETHQVDGKEMVTVPDWYPSVDVLETDAEYYLKVEVPEVNKRDIRVTVDNRVLFLQGERREEPKGPGRRFHRLERAYGRFLRSFTLPDSVEVALVKAEFRDGMLYVHLPKSAHSQAKTIDVKAA, from the coding sequence ATGAAGCTCGCACATTGGAATCCGCTCCGTGAACTCGAAGGCATTTCGGAGCGAATGAACCGGTTCTTGTCACATTCTAAAAATCAACAGACCGAAACTCACCAGGTGGATGGCAAAGAAATGGTGACGGTCCCGGATTGGTACCCTTCCGTGGACGTCCTTGAAACAGACGCCGAGTATTACCTCAAAGTAGAAGTGCCAGAGGTGAACAAACGGGATATACGGGTGACCGTCGACAATAGAGTGCTTTTCCTCCAAGGCGAGCGGAGGGAAGAGCCCAAGGGCCCCGGACGTCGATTTCATCGCCTTGAACGGGCGTACGGACGCTTTCTCCGGAGCTTTACGCTCCCGGATTCGGTCGAGGTGGCACTCGTGAAGGCGGAATTTAGGGATGGGATGCTATACGTTCACTTACCGAAATCTGCTCACTCCCAAGCCAAAACCATCGATGTGAAAGCGGCATAA
- a CDS encoding DegQ family serine endoprotease: protein MPVIWLTAGIMIGFVIASDLGWLPTGHAVSDVSSLVQPPLIAKPVSTAPQPVLGGGNQTFVDIAKSVKPAVVNIYATKSGRSQGSGPVPFDDPLFRKFFGDEFPRKFEQPKERKEGGLGSGVIVDSNGLIITNNHVVGKADEIRVILSDKREFKAKLIGTDPKTDVAVVKIDAAGLPTVSWADSDKLEVGEFVLAVGNPFGLTQTVTLGIVSALGRAAGIAEYEDFIQTDAAINPGNSGGALVNVRGELVGINTAIFSQSGGNMGIGFAVPSNMAQSIMGQLVQTGKVVRGWLGVSIQELTPELASQFGVTETKGVLVSDVMDESPAKKAGFERADVIVEYDGKPMDSPTHLRNAVGQTPVGKKVMIKFIRDKKPKAVELTILEQPKSLSQNAEDDGESATPTGALSGLEVRDLTEQLASRYGLKSSERGVVIVGVRPGSAAEEVGVREGDIILEVNRQAVTSAKAFGQIIGKLPKDQAVLLLLKRQGRTIYLTLP from the coding sequence GTGCCCGTAATATGGTTGACGGCTGGGATCATGATTGGATTTGTGATTGCTTCTGACCTTGGCTGGTTGCCTACCGGACACGCAGTTTCTGACGTCTCCTCTCTAGTTCAGCCTCCTCTCATTGCCAAACCCGTCTCGACCGCCCCTCAGCCCGTGCTGGGCGGCGGCAATCAAACATTCGTGGACATTGCAAAGTCGGTGAAACCGGCGGTGGTGAATATCTACGCCACCAAAAGCGGTCGTTCCCAAGGGTCGGGGCCCGTGCCGTTTGACGACCCCTTGTTTAGAAAGTTTTTCGGCGACGAGTTTCCCCGGAAATTTGAACAACCGAAGGAACGAAAAGAAGGAGGACTTGGGTCTGGCGTGATCGTCGACTCTAACGGACTCATCATCACCAATAATCATGTGGTGGGCAAGGCGGATGAAATCCGTGTCATCCTGTCAGATAAACGCGAATTCAAGGCGAAGCTGATCGGCACCGATCCAAAGACAGATGTGGCCGTCGTCAAGATCGATGCGGCGGGGCTTCCAACCGTGTCCTGGGCCGATTCTGACAAACTGGAGGTCGGGGAGTTTGTTCTTGCCGTGGGAAATCCGTTTGGCCTGACACAGACTGTGACCCTGGGAATCGTCAGCGCTCTTGGGCGGGCCGCAGGTATCGCCGAATACGAAGATTTCATCCAAACGGATGCAGCCATCAACCCCGGTAACTCCGGCGGGGCTTTGGTCAATGTGCGGGGCGAGCTGGTTGGGATTAATACGGCAATATTCAGCCAGAGCGGCGGAAACATGGGGATCGGATTTGCCGTGCCCAGCAACATGGCGCAGTCCATCATGGGACAGCTCGTACAAACGGGAAAAGTTGTTCGCGGGTGGCTTGGGGTATCTATTCAGGAGCTGACACCGGAATTGGCGTCTCAATTCGGTGTCACGGAGACAAAGGGCGTGCTGGTCAGTGATGTCATGGACGAGAGCCCCGCGAAGAAAGCCGGATTCGAGCGAGCCGACGTGATCGTGGAATACGATGGCAAACCGATGGATTCCCCGACGCATCTACGCAATGCCGTGGGGCAGACACCGGTGGGGAAAAAAGTCATGATTAAGTTCATTCGAGATAAGAAGCCGAAGGCAGTGGAGCTCACGATCTTGGAGCAACCCAAATCCTTATCACAAAACGCGGAGGACGACGGCGAATCAGCCACGCCCACTGGAGCACTGTCCGGTCTTGAGGTTCGCGATCTGACCGAACAATTGGCTAGTCGGTATGGCTTGAAGTCAAGTGAACGAGGCGTCGTCATTGTCGGGGTGCGGCCCGGGAGTGCGGCTGAGGAAGTGGGTGTCCGAGAGGGCGATATCATCCTGGAAGTAAACCGCCAGGCGGTGACGTCGGCGAAGGCCTTTGGGCAGATCATTGGCAAGTTACCAAAGGACCAAGCGGTCTTGCTCTTGCTGAAACGCCAAGGCCGAACAATTTACCTAACACTTCCTTAG
- a CDS encoding Hsp20/alpha crystallin family protein has translation MTVDNKVLFLQGERKEEPKGAGRRIHRPERAYGRFLRSFTLPDSVEVAHVKAEFRDGMLYVHLPKSAHSQAKTIDVKAA, from the coding sequence GTGACCGTCGATAATAAGGTGCTTTTCCTCCAAGGCGAGCGGAAAGAAGAGCCGAAGGGTGCCGGACGGAGGATCCATCGCCCTGAACGGGCGTACGGACGCTTTCTCCGGAGCTTTACGCTTCCGGATTCGGTCGAGGTGGCGCACGTGAAGGCGGAATTTAGGGATGGGATGCTATACGTCCACTTACCGAAATCTGCTCACTCCCAAGCCAAAACCATCGATGTGAAAGCGGCATAA
- a CDS encoding YfdX family protein encodes MKRYALIVALTVGLITSALVSVCSSAPEKSLDHPQNKSGTNKPMTGAVKGQAEQEMSQQRKKILDEATSAIQETKKALKALEDKKSDDALKALERATGKLNILLARDPHLALAPIDVAVTTHDLYATVDQIKAVRKQAENHLEKGEVQKARLLIRGLGSEIVISVTSLPLQTYPAAIAAVTPLIDKGNIEEAKEALQAALNTLVVSEHIMSLPLIRAEEKLAKAEELAQKDTRTDEESKTLAKLLEEAREQLKLSELLGYGTKEDYKKFYAEIEQIEDKTKGGKSAKAIFAPLKEYLADLKRSLFD; translated from the coding sequence ATGAAACGTTATGCATTGATAGTGGCATTGACTGTAGGACTGATAACGTCGGCCTTGGTGAGTGTGTGTTCAAGCGCCCCTGAGAAATCCCTAGATCATCCTCAAAATAAATCAGGTACGAACAAGCCAATGACCGGTGCGGTCAAGGGGCAGGCTGAGCAAGAGATGAGTCAGCAGCGGAAAAAGATTCTTGATGAAGCCACGTCAGCGATTCAAGAAACGAAAAAAGCGCTGAAGGCCCTGGAAGACAAGAAATCCGACGACGCGCTGAAAGCGTTGGAACGGGCCACAGGAAAGCTGAATATTCTGCTCGCGCGAGATCCACACCTGGCGCTCGCGCCAATAGATGTCGCAGTGACGACTCATGACCTCTATGCCACAGTGGATCAGATTAAGGCGGTTCGCAAACAAGCAGAAAACCATCTTGAGAAGGGGGAAGTTCAGAAGGCTCGGTTGTTGATCCGAGGATTGGGGAGCGAGATCGTGATCAGTGTGACAAGTCTTCCGTTACAAACATATCCTGCGGCGATTGCGGCCGTGACGCCTCTGATTGACAAGGGGAACATTGAAGAGGCGAAAGAGGCTCTGCAGGCAGCTCTCAATACACTGGTCGTGTCCGAACATATCATGTCCTTACCGCTCATACGGGCGGAGGAAAAGTTAGCCAAGGCGGAAGAGTTGGCTCAGAAAGACACGCGCACCGACGAAGAGAGCAAGACCCTTGCGAAATTACTCGAGGAGGCCCGGGAACAACTGAAGCTATCCGAACTTTTGGGGTATGGGACAAAGGAAGATTACAAGAAGTTTTATGCGGAAATTGAACAAATTGAAGATAAGACAAAGGGTGGCAAATCTGCAAAGGCAATTTTTGCTCCCCTTAAAGAGTACCTTGCCGACCTCAAACGTTCTCTCTTCGACTGA
- a CDS encoding BON domain-containing protein has translation MNRKLNGVVAVILVVLSTWLVGFVGDVTKTTDLQIESAIRERLASDGRIDAKNIQVNVDQGVVILTGTVPDLESKGLAEALVSGTIVGVRQLHNEITVVPPVVKDEMIRKSIEAALRSVPALRDNKTNTITVLVHEGDVVLKGAVEKPLHSRLAYKTAQTVPGVVSIANLLKVVGEPRPDRDLEKDVMAYLKWAPFVDLDQVEYSIEKGVIKLKGKIEHHAGLVSLVNDLEKIRGVVDVDVSEMTVTKTQQKG, from the coding sequence ATGAACCGAAAACTGAATGGGGTGGTTGCAGTGATCCTGGTTGTCTTATCGACCTGGCTGGTCGGTTTTGTGGGCGATGTGACGAAAACCACGGACCTACAGATTGAATCGGCAATCCGAGAACGATTGGCCTCAGATGGTCGAATCGATGCGAAGAATATTCAGGTCAACGTCGACCAAGGCGTGGTCATCTTGACCGGGACTGTGCCGGATTTGGAGAGTAAGGGTTTGGCCGAAGCGCTAGTGAGCGGAACCATTGTGGGCGTCCGTCAGCTGCACAATGAAATCACCGTCGTGCCACCCGTGGTCAAAGATGAAATGATCCGCAAGTCGATTGAGGCGGCGCTGAGATCCGTTCCGGCCCTGAGAGACAACAAAACGAATACGATCACTGTGCTGGTTCATGAAGGGGATGTGGTGCTTAAGGGAGCTGTGGAGAAGCCGCTGCACAGCCGCCTGGCATATAAGACGGCGCAGACTGTGCCGGGCGTTGTGTCAATTGCGAACTTGCTGAAGGTTGTGGGGGAACCTCGACCTGACCGAGACCTCGAAAAGGATGTCATGGCTTACTTGAAATGGGCGCCGTTTGTCGATCTCGATCAAGTCGAATACAGCATCGAGAAGGGTGTGATCAAACTCAAGGGAAAGATCGAGCACCATGCCGGCCTTGTGAGTTTGGTCAACGATCTGGAGAAAATTCGTGGCGTGGTGGATGTGGACGTATCGGAGATGACAGTGACGAAGACTCAGCAAAAAGGCTAA
- a CDS encoding Hsp20/alpha crystallin family protein, with the protein MALVRWDPFRELEEVSDRLNRLFARPTERTSNGKETMIVADWTPSVDISETEGEYQIKAEIPDVKKEDVKITLEDGVLTIQGERKHEKEEKGKKFHRIERSYGSFARTFALPDVIEVDQVKAEFKDGVLSLHLPKSEKAKPKAIEVKVA; encoded by the coding sequence ATGGCACTCGTACGATGGGACCCATTTCGAGAGTTGGAAGAAGTGTCAGATCGGTTGAATCGGTTGTTCGCACGACCTACAGAGCGAACGTCGAATGGCAAAGAAACCATGATCGTAGCCGATTGGACGCCGTCTGTTGATATCAGTGAGACCGAAGGGGAGTATCAGATCAAGGCCGAGATTCCGGATGTGAAGAAGGAGGACGTGAAGATCACGCTCGAAGATGGTGTGCTTACCATTCAGGGCGAGCGCAAGCACGAGAAAGAGGAAAAGGGGAAGAAGTTCCATCGGATTGAACGATCCTACGGCAGCTTTGCCCGGACCTTCGCTTTGCCCGATGTGATTGAAGTGGACCAGGTGAAAGCCGAGTTCAAGGATGGCGTGTTGAGTCTCCATCTGCCGAAGTCGGAGAAGGCGAAACCGAAGGCCATCGAAGTCAAGGTGGCGTAA
- a CDS encoding DUF1653 domain-containing protein, translated as MVSPGIYRHHKGQDYEVLGVARQSEREEEFVVYRALYGDRGLWIRPVAMFTESVDKGGVSIPRFSRVD; from the coding sequence ATGGTCTCACCCGGCATTTACCGACACCATAAGGGCCAGGACTATGAAGTTTTGGGAGTCGCCAGGCAATCCGAAAGAGAGGAGGAGTTTGTCGTTTACCGGGCGTTGTACGGCGATCGAGGGCTCTGGATAAGACCGGTTGCCATGTTTACTGAGAGCGTCGATAAGGGAGGCGTTTCCATTCCACGCTTTTCGCGAGTAGATTAG